One window of Amaranthus tricolor cultivar Red isolate AtriRed21 chromosome 13, ASM2621246v1, whole genome shotgun sequence genomic DNA carries:
- the LOC130798000 gene encoding photosystem II CP43 reaction center protein, whose product MKTLYSLRRFYPVETLFNGTLTLAGRDQETTGFAWWAGNARLINLSGKLLGAHVAHAGLIVFWAGAMNLFEVAHFVPEKPMYEQGLILLPHLATLGWGVGPGGEVIDTFPYFVSGVLHLISSAVLGFGGIYHALLGPETLEESFPFFGYVWKDRNKMTTILGIHLILLGIGAFLLVFKALYFGGVYDTWAPGGGDVRKITNVTLSPSIIFGYLLKSPFGGEGWIVSVDDLEDIIGGHVWIGSICILGGIWHILTKPFAWARRALVWSGEAYLSYSLGALSVFGFIACCFVWFNNTAYPSEFYGPTGPEASQAQAFTFLVRDQRLGANVGSAQGPTGLGKYLMRSPTGEVFFGGETMRFWDLRAPWLEPLRGPKGLDLSRLKNDIQPWQERRSAEYMTHAPLGSLNSVGGVATEINAVNYVSPRCWLATSHFVLGFFLFVGHLWHAGRARAAAAGFEKGIDRDLEPVLFMTPLN is encoded by the coding sequence ATGAAAACCTTATATTCCCTGAGGAGGTTCTACCCCGTGGAAACGCTCTTTAATGGAACTTTAACTTTAGCCGGCCGTGACCAAGAAACCACCGGTTTCGCTTGGTGGGCCGGGAATGCTCGACTTATCAATTTATCCGGTAAACTGCTTGGAGCTCATGTAGCCCATGCCGGATTAATCGTATTCTGGGCCGGAGCAATGAACCTATTTGAAGTGGCTCATTTCGTACCAGAGAAGCCGatgtatgaacaaggattaattttaCTTCCCCACCTAGCGACTCTAGGTTGGGGGGTAGGTCCCGGTGGAGAAGTTATAGATACTTTTCCATACTTTGTATCTGGAGTACTTCACTTAATTTCGTCGGCTGTATTAGGCTTTGGTGGTATTTATCATGCACTTCTGGGCCCTGAGACTCTTGAAGAATCTTTTCCATTCTTCGGTTATGTGTGGAAAGATAGAAATAAAATGACCACAATTTTGGGCATTCACCTAATCTTGTTAGGTATCGGTGCTTTTCTTCTAGTATTCAAGGCTCTTTATTTTGGAGGCGTATATGATACCTGGGCTCCAGGAGGCGGAGATGTAAGAAAAATTACCAACGTCACCCTTAGTCCAAGTATTATATTTGGTTATTTACTAAAATCTCCTTTTGGAGGAGAGGGGTGGATTGTTAGTGTGGACGATTTGGAAGATATTATAGGGGGGCATGTATGGATAGGTTCCATTTGTATACTTGGTGGAATCTGGCATATCTTAACTAAACCTTTTGCATGGGCCCGCCGTGCACTTGTCTGGTCTGGAGAGGCTTATTTGTCTTATAGTTTGGGTGCTTTATCTGTCTTTGGTTTCATTGCTTGTTGCTTTGTATGGTTCAACAATACTGCTTATCCTAGTGAGTTTTACGGGCCTACTGGACCAGAAGCTTCTCAAGCTCAAGCATTTACTTTTTTAGTTAGAGACCAACGTCTTGGGGCTAACGTGGGATCCGCTCAAGGACCTACTGGTTTAGGTAAGTATCTAATGCGTTCTCCGACCGGAGAAGTTTTTTTTGGGGGAGAAACTATGCGTTTTTGGGATTTGCGCGCTCCTTGGTTAGAACCCCTTAGGGGTCCAAAAGGTTTGGACTTGAGTCGGTTGAAAAATGACATACAACCTTGGCAAGAACGACGCTCAGCAGAATATATGACTCATGCTCCTTTAGGTTCTTTAAATTCTGTGGGTGGGGTAGCTACCGAGATCAATGCTGTCAATTATGTCTCTCCTAGATGTTGGTTAGCTACTTCTCATTTTGTTCTAGGATTCTTCCTATTCGTGGGTCATTTGTGGCATGCGGGAAGGGCTCGTGCAGCTGCAGCAGGATTTGAAAAAGGAATTGATCGTGATTTGGAACCTGTTCTTTTCATGACCCCTCTTAATTGA